The nucleotide sequence CGTCGCCGAGCTGCTGCTGCACCTCGAGCGTGAGGTCGGCGCCGTCGAGCGTCAGCGCGTCGTACACCTTGGGCAGCTCCTCGCGCGGAAACTCGACGTCCACGACCGCGCCGATGATCTGCACGATCTTCCCGGAGCCCTGTGTCACTTTCGCGGCAGGTACGGCACTCATGCTTGCACCTCGAATAAGGGAATCGTTCTCAAACCGCCGCCGCGCCGCCCACGATCTCGGCGATCTCCTGCGTGATCGCCGCCTGGCGCGCCTTGTTGTACCGCAGGTTCAGCTCGTCGATCAGCGTCCCGGCGTTGTCCGATGCCGATTTCATCGCGACCATGCGCGCGGACTGCTCGGAGGCGAGGTTCTCGACCACGGCGTGGTACACGAGCGACTCGATGTAGCGGGTGAGCAGGTCGTCGAGCACCTCGCGCGCGTCCGGCTCGTAGAGGTAGTCCCAGTAGTGCTTGAGCTCCGCCTGGGATTCGCCCTCGACCGCGGGCAGCGGCAGGAGCTGCTCCACGACCGGGCGTTGCGACATGGTGTTCACGAACTGGTTGTACACGACGTAGAGGCGGTCGATGCGCCCGGCGCCGTAGGCGTCGAGCATGATCTTCACCGTGCCGATCAGATCCTCGATGCGGGGCGTGTCTCCCAGGTGCGCGGCGTGCGACACGATCTCGGCGCCCAGCCGCTTCAGGAACGCGAAGCCCTTCGTGCCGATGCTGCACACCTCGACGGGCAACTGCTTGTCGTGCCACTCCTTCAGCGTCGGCAGCAGCAGGCGGAACAGGTTGGTGTTGAGTCCTCCGCAGAGCCCCCGGTCGGAAGTCACCACGATGACGCCGACGCGCTTCGCTTCGCGCTCGATCCAGAAGGGATGCCGGTACTCGGGATGCGCGAAGTGCAGATGCCCGATCACCTGGCGGATCTTGGTCGCATACGGGCGCGCGGCCTGCATGCGCTCCTGCGCCCGCCGCATCTTGCTGGCGGCCACCATCTCCATCGCACGCGTAATCTTCTGCGTGCTCTTGATGGACTTGATCTGCTTGCGGATCTCTTTTCCGGCCGCCATGGGTGTGCCTTACCAGGTGTGGCTTGCCTTGAAGGTCTCGATCGCCTGACGCAGCGCCGTGGCGATCTCGTCGCTGTAGGCCGGCTCGGCATCGATGCGAGCCAGCAGGCCGGCGTGCTCGTTCTTCATATACAGATGCAGCGCATCCTCGAACGCGCGCACCTTCTTTACGTCGACGTCGTCGAGAAAGCCCTCGTTCACGGCGAACAGCGATACGGCCATTTGGGCAACGGTCATCGGCGAGTACTGCGGCTGCTTCATGATCTCCATGATACGCGCGCCGCGATCCAGTTGCTTGCGCGTCGTCGGATCGAGATCCGAGGCGAACTGCGCGAAGGCCGCGAGCTCGCGGTACTGCGCGAGCGCGAGGCGCACGCCGCCGCCGAGCTTCTTCACGATCTTGGTCTGCGCGGCGCCGCCCACGCGCGAGACCGAGAGTCCCGCGTTAATCGCGGGGCGCATGCCGGCGTTGAAAAGGTCGGTGTCGAGATAGATCTGCCCGTCGGTGATCGAGATCACGTTGGTCGGCACGAACGCGGAGACGTCGCCCGCCTGGGTCTCGATGATGGGAAGGGCAGTGAGCGAACCCGTCTTGCCCTTGACCGCGCCGTTCGTGAGCTTCTCGACGTAGTCGCCGTTCACGCGCGCCGCGCGCTCGAGCAGGCGCGAGTGCAGGTAAAAAACGTCACCGGGATAGGCTTCGCGCCCGGGTGGACGGCGCAGCAACAGCGAGATCTGGCGGTACGCCCAGGCCTGCTTGGTCAAATCGTCGTAGACGATGAGCGCGTCCTGGCCGCTGTCGCGGAAGTACTCGCCCATGGCGCACCCGGCGTACGGCGCGATGTACTGCATCGCGGCGGACTCGGCGGCCGTCGCCGCGACGACGATCGTGTGGTCGAGCGCCCCGTACTCCTCGAGCTTGCGCACCACGCCGGCGACCGAGGAGGCCTTCTGGCCGACCGCGACGTAGATACACACGACGCCGGTGCCCTTCTGGTTGATGATGGCGTCGATCGCGAGCGCGGTCTTGCCGGTCTGGCGGTCGCCGATGATGAGCTCGCGCTGCCCGCGCCCGATCGGGACCATCGCGTCGATCGACTTCAGGCCCGTCTGCACCGGCTGGCTCACCGACTGGCGCGCGATCACGCCGGGGGCGATCTTCTCGACCGGCGAGGTGCGGCCGGTCTCGATCGGCCCCTTGCCGTCGATGGGCGTGCCGAGCGCGTCGACCACGCGCCCGACGAGCTCGGGTCCGACCGGCACCTCCAGGATACGCCCGGTGGTGCGCACGCGGTCGCCTTCGGTGATGTGCTTGTACTCGCCCATGACCACGGCGCCGACCGAGTCGCGCTCGAGGTTGAAGGCGAGCCCGAAGGTATTGCCGGGGAACTCGATCATCTCGCCCTGCATGACGTCGGCCAGGCCGTGGATGCGCGCGATGCCGTCGGTCAGTCCGACGACGGTGCCCTCCGTACGGGCCTGGGTGGCCGCCTCGAACTTCTCGATGCGGGCGCGGATGAGGTCGCTGATCTCGCTGGGGTTGAGTGCCATGGTTGCGCTTCCGATTTATTCGCTGAGCTGGGCGGCAAGGGCGGCGAGTCGGCCCCGCACGGAGCCGTCGATGACGAGATCGCCCGCCCGAATCTCGAGCCCGCCGATGAGAGCGGGGTCGACCGTGACGGCGAGGTCCACCTCGCGGCCGAAACGGCGCTTGAGCGCCGCGAGGAGCATGTCCTGCTGCTTCGCCTCCAGGGGAAAGGCGGTGCGCACGTCGACCGCCACGCGCCCTTCGGCCTCGGCGCGCATGGCCTCGTACAGCTCCCGGATCTCGGGAACGAGCGAAAGGCGGCGGTAGTCGACCAGCAGGTGCACGAAGTTGCGGCCCTCCGTGTCGAGCTGCTCGCCGAGCACGTCGAGCAGCAACGCCACGAGACGCTCGCGCGCGAGGCGCGGGTCCCGGGCGAGCGCCGCGACCTGCGGGTCGGCCACAACCGCCTCGAGCGTCGCGAGCGCTTCCGACCAGCGCGCGTACTGGTTTCGAGCGCGCGCCAGCTCGAAGACGGCTTCGGCGTAGGGGCGTGCCGTGGTGCGGGTCTCGGCCATGCGCCTAGAGTTGCTTCACCACCGCCTCGAGCAGGCGGGCATGCGCCTTCGGATCTATCTCCTTCTCGAGTATGCGGGCGGCTCCGGCCACCGCGAGCTCGGCGAGACGCTCGCGCAGCATCTCGCGCGCGCGGTTGGTCTCCTGCTCGATGTCGCCGCGCGCCGCGTGCACGATGCGCTCGGCCTCGACACGCGCGGCGCCCTTGGCCTCGTCGGTCACCTCGGCGGCGCGCTTCTCGGCCAGCCCGATGATCTCCTGTGCATCGGCCTTCGCCTTCTTGAGCATTTCGAGGGCGCGCTTTTCCGCGAGTTCCAGCTCGCGCTTGCCGCGCTCCGCGGCCGCTAGCCCGTCGGCGATGGTTTTCTGGCGCTCGGCCATCGCGCGCGTGAGCGGCGGCCAGACAAAGCGCATGGTGAACCAGATGAGGAGGATGAAGACGAGCGATTGCCCGATCAGAGTGGCGTTGATGTCCACGTCCGGCCTCCGGGTTTGATTCTGGGTTAACCGCCGACCGCCGTGCGCACGGCCGCCGTGAACGGATTGGCGAACGTGAAGAACAGCGCGAGGCCCACGCCGATCATGGTCACGGCATCGAGCAGCCCGGCCACGATGAACATCTTCACCTGCAGCATCGGCACGGTCTCCGGCTGGCGCGCGGCGCCCTCCAGAAACTTGCCGCCCAACAGGCCGAAGCCGATGGCCGTGCCCATCGCGCCCATGCCGAGGATGAGTCCGACGGCGATGGCGGTCGAGGCCTGAATGTCGGCCAGCAGCGTTGCGAGTTCCATGTTTCCTCCTGTAGGAAAAGTGTTGAGAACCGGTCTAGTGCTCTTCGTGCGCGAGGCTCAGGTACACGATGGTGAGCACCATGAAGATGAACGCCTGCAGGGTGATGATCAGGATGTGAAAGATCGCCCAGCCGAGGCCGAGGATGACCTGCGTGAAAAGCATCACCCAGCCGGTTGCGCTCGTGAGCACCCCGGTCAGGGTCTGCCCGAGCAGGAACAGCGCGATCAGAACGAAGATGAGCTCGCCCGCGTACAGGTTGCCGAAGAGACGCAGGGAAAGCGAAACGGGCTTGGCGATCTCCTCGACGAGCCGCAGGAGCAGGTTGAACGGGATGAACCACTTGCCGAAGGGCGCGAGCAGCATCTCTTTCGCGTAACCGGCGGGTCCCTTGACCTTGATGCTGTAGAAAATGATCAGGAAGAAGACCGACAGCGACATCGCGAAGGTCGCATTGAGGTCGGTCGTCGGCACCACGCGCAGGTAATGGACGTCGGCCAGGCCGGCCAGCCAGGGCAGCAGGTCGACCGGGATCAGGTCCATGAAGTTCATGAGCCAGATCCAGACGAAGATCGTGAGGGCGAGCGGCGCTATCAGCGCGCTCCTGCCGTGGAACGTGTCCTTCACCTGCTGGTCGACGAACTCGACCATGATTTCGACGAAGTTCTGCAGACCGCCCGGCACACCGGGCGTGGCGCGCGCGGCGGCGAAGCGGAACAGGGCGAGGATCACGAGGCCGAGGAGGCCCGAGATGATCAGCGTGTCGAGGTGGAACGTCCAGAAACCGTCGCCCGCCCTGAGGTTGGTGAGATGGTGGACGATGTAATCCGTGGGTGTCTGCGTCTGCGTAGCCATGACCGGCTCACCTGCGCGCAAACCGCGAAAAGACCGGCAGCAGCGCGAGCCAGTAGGCAAGCAGCGCCACGGCATACGTGGCGAAGGCCGGCAGGAACGAAACGTCGAGCCAGACGATGGCGATCCAGAACAGGGCCGCCGTGATCACGATCTTCAGAAACTCGCCCACGTAGAATGCCCGAACAAACTGCCGCGGATTGCGGCCACCCCGCCGCGCGTATAGCACGGCCGCAAAATAAAGACTTGCCAGCGCGGCGATCGAGCCTCCCACCAACGCCGACCACGCGGTGCGCCAACCCGAGAAAATCAGGAGCCCGGAGGAAATGACGATCGCGACCACGAACTGCGCAGCCACGACTCTGTAGGCATCGGCTCGGAAATCCATCGCCAGATCATGCGGTGAGGAACGGTAGACGCCGCAACCGCTCCGCGCCGCCCGGCGAGACCCGCTTAAGGCGCGCGCAGTATAAGGAGGGCCCGCGACAGCGTCAAATGTACCTATTAAATAAGGTTATGCGATGCGCGCGATAGCTCGCGCCTATGCCCGGCCGGTGATGTTGTGCTGGAAGATTGCCTTGTGCACGTCGCCCACGCTCACGATGCCTACGAGCTTGCCGTTGTCGGCAACCGGCAACCGCCGAAGGCGATGCCGGAACATCATCGAGGCGGCCTTGAGGACAGGCATCGTGGGTTCCACGGCGTAGACGCGGGTGGTCATGAGGTTCTGGACTTTGAGGTTCACCACGTCCTTGTAGTCGCGCTCGAAAGCCTCGAAGTCGGCCACCTCGGGGTTACCCATGAAGTCCTGCAGGTCGGGAAACATCCCCCAGAGAATATCCTTTTCCGAGATCATCCCGACGATCCTGCCGTCGTCGTCCACCACCGGCATGCCGCTGATCTTGTTGAAGCACATCACCATGGCGACCTCCCGGATGAGGCTGTCCGGGTGGGCGGTTTTCACGGCGGTTGTCATGATGTCTTTGACGAGCACGGGTGGGAGGTCCGAATAGTTGAGGCCGGCAGTATAGGATTCGCGGTCCGAGAGGGTCAACGAATGTCCAGGAGCCGGAGCAGCGCCCTCACCGCCTCGTCCACGCCGGTCGGAGCCGGCGGCCGCGGCGCTGGCAGGCTGCGCAGCCGCTCCATCTCGTCGCCGAAGGCACCGTGCCGAAGCGCGTCGCGACCGATTTCGGCGGACCGGGCATTTTTCGCCATCCAGCCGATCAGCGCCGGCTCCTCGGGCCAGTCGCCACGACGTACGTAGACGATCGGCACCCCGTTGCAGGCCGCTTCGGCGAACGTACCGTAACCGGGTTTGCCCACAACCCCGTCCGACGAGGCGAGAACGTCGACGAAAGGGAGCCCGAGCGACTCGAAAGCGGTAAAGCCCGGCCGGTGAACGCCCCAGGAAGCCGGCACGACATAGTGCGCAGAGGCGCGCGGCCAGCCCTCGACCGGCAGCCGCAGTTCGATGCCGCCCGGCGCGATCATCACGACCGGCACGTTCGCCTCGAGGCCGAGTCGCGCGCGCAGGCCTGCCGGATCGCACCGACCGAGTCGTGCGACCGGCCCGATGGTGCGCGCGCGAGGGAGATCCGGCATCGGCATGCCGGGCGTGAGGCGCAGGAACGCTTCAGCGGCCCGGTACGCCGTCCGTATCTCTGCGTGTATGGTCCGCACCTCCGCCTGGTCGCCTGCGCCGGCGCGCTTCGCATAGTGCGCAAAGACATCGGCCCAGTTCAGCGAGCACATCGCAACCGCGGGCACGCCGGCGCGCGCCGCGCCCTCGAGCATCGCGTAGGGCACGTTGGCGAGCACGGCGTCCGCGCGGTCGCGCTCGACGGCCGCAGCGGCTTCATCGACCCGCCCGCTCCAGTCCCGGTGGAATGAGCGATACGCGGCCAGGCTTTCTCGCACCTTTACGTCGATGGCAGATCCCATGACCATGCCGACGTCGGTGTCCATCGGCAGGTAGCGGAACGGCCCGGCAAACCGGGCGGCGAGGAAGTCGTACGGGAGGCGCGTTGCGAGGGTCAGCGCGACGTCGGCACGCCGCGCTCGCAGGGCGTTCACCACCGGCGCCGTCTGCGCGGCGTGTCCGTAACCGTGCGAAGAGAGGGCGACGAGAAGGCGCGGCACCGCGCGAGGTTAGCGCGCGGAAGCGCCGGATGCTAACGCTGCGCGGTCGCCGCGGGCGCGGCGAGCAGGCGACCGGCCTGCTCGATCTCGAGGGCGCTCAACTCGGTCTTGAGGAGGTCCCGGCGCTTGGCCGCCGCGGCGTTGCCCTGTTCGGCAGCCCGCGTGTACCACGCAAGCGCCGTGACACGGTGGTCGGGAAGATGAAAACCGAACTCGTACAGCACTCCGAGCTCGTACTGCGCATCGACCTCGCCGCGCTCCGCGGCGACGCGCAGGGAGGCGAGGACAGGGTCGTCGGCGGCACGGGCAGCCGGCGCCAGGCAAAGGACCACCAAAAGGAACGCAGGAACGACTCGGTTCATGACGGTTCGGACGGGCATGGTCGCTAACATATATATGCTATAGCCGCCCGACCCGGCGCCCGCCACTCAGCGTATCCGGTTCAGGATGCCTTCGAGCTCGTCCAGCGTGTGGTAGTCGACCGTCAGTCGGCCCTTGCCGGTCTTGGAATGGAGGATGCGAACCTTGGCGCCGAGCTTCTCCGACAGCCGGTCCTGCAGCGCCCGCACGTCCGGATCCAGGGCCCGATTGTGCTTGCGCGGCGAGGGTCGCTCGAGCAGACGGCGGACGAGGTTCTCGGTCTCCCGTACGGAGAGGCCCTTTTCGACGACCTGGTGGGCGGCCTCGCTCTGGGCCCCGCCGCCGAGGGACAGCAGCGCGCGCGCGTGGCCCATGTCCATACGACCCTCCTCCAGCATCTTGCGCACGTCGTCGTTGAGCGCGAGCAGCCGCAGGAGGTTCGTCACCGCGGCGCGCGAACGCCCGACCGCCTCGGCGACGCGCTGGTGGGTCATGCCGAACTCGTCGATCAGGCGCTGGAGGGCACCCGCCTCCTCGACCGGGTTCAGGTTCTCGCGCTGGATGTTCTCGATGAGCGCGATCGCGATCGCGGCTTCGTCCGGGATGCGGCGCACCACCGCGGGCACCGTACCGAGGCCGGCCAGCTGGGCAGCCCGCCAGCGGCGCTCGCCGGCAATGATCTCGTAGCTCCCCGACGGCAGCGGACGCACCACGATCGGCTGCACGACGCCCTGCGCCTTGATCGAGGCGGCGAGCTCGGCGAGCGCTTCGGGGTCCATGTGGGTGCGCGGCTGGTACTTCCCGCGCTCGAGCAGATCCAGCGGCAACTGCTTGAGCTCGTCCTTCTCGTCGGCCGGCTGCAGGCCGGCGCCGAGCAGTGCGTCGAGGCCGCGTCCGAGGCGCGGCTTCTTGGTCATCATGCGGCCTCCTCGCGGTTCAGCATCTCGCCAGCGAGCGCCAGATAGGCCTGTGCGCCCTTCGACTGCATGTCGTAGGCGATCACGGGCTTGCCGTAGCTCGGCGCCTCGGCGAGACGGACGTTCCGGGGAATGATCGTGCGGTAGAGCTTGTCGCCGAAGTGCTGCTTGAGCTGCGCCGACACTTCGTTGTCGAGATTGTTGCGGGGATCGTACATGGTGCGCAGCAGGCCTTCGATCTGGAGCGAGGGGTTCAGCGTCTCGCGGATGCGCCGTATGGTATTGAGCAGCGCCGTCAGGCCTTCGAGGGCATAGTACTCGCACTGCATGGGGATCATGACGCTGGTCGCGGCAACGAGAGCGTTCACGGTGAGCAGATTCAGCGCCGGCGGGCAGTCGATCAGGATGTAGTCGTAGCTGGAACGGACCGGTTCGAGCGCGATCTTGAGGCGCCGCTCGCGCTGGTCGAACTCGATGAGCTCGACCTCCGCGCCGGAAAGACTCCCGTTCGCCGGCACGAGATCGTACCCGCCCTCGACGTTGACGCGCGCGGCCTCGACCGGGGTCTCGCCGATCAGCACCGTGTAGGTGCTGGCCTGCAACGTCGACTTGTCGACGCCGCTGCCCATGGTGGCGTTGCCCTGCGGATCGACGTCCACGAGCATGACCCGCCGACGCGTCCGGGCGAGCGACGCGGCGAGGTTGATGCTCGTCGTCGTCTTGCCGACCCCGCCCTTCTGGTTGGCGATCGCGAGGACCTTGCCCTTCACGCGGTTTGCCCGTCTGGTGTCGGCTCGAGGATCACAAGGTGGCGCGCGGCGTCGAGACCCGGCACCGAGAGCTCCACCACCTCCCTTACCCGGAAGCCCGTGCCGACCGCGGCGATCTCCTCCTGCGGATACACGCCCTTCATCGCGAGGACGGCGCC is from Sulfurifustis variabilis and encodes:
- the atpG gene encoding F0F1 ATP synthase subunit gamma codes for the protein MAAGKEIRKQIKSIKSTQKITRAMEMVAASKMRRAQERMQAARPYATKIRQVIGHLHFAHPEYRHPFWIEREAKRVGVIVVTSDRGLCGGLNTNLFRLLLPTLKEWHDKQLPVEVCSIGTKGFAFLKRLGAEIVSHAAHLGDTPRIEDLIGTVKIMLDAYGAGRIDRLYVVYNQFVNTMSQRPVVEQLLPLPAVEGESQAELKHYWDYLYEPDAREVLDDLLTRYIESLVYHAVVENLASEQSARMVAMKSASDNAGTLIDELNLRYNKARQAAITQEIAEIVGGAAAV
- the atpA gene encoding F0F1 ATP synthase subunit alpha, which translates into the protein MALNPSEISDLIRARIEKFEAATQARTEGTVVGLTDGIARIHGLADVMQGEMIEFPGNTFGLAFNLERDSVGAVVMGEYKHITEGDRVRTTGRILEVPVGPELVGRVVDALGTPIDGKGPIETGRTSPVEKIAPGVIARQSVSQPVQTGLKSIDAMVPIGRGQRELIIGDRQTGKTALAIDAIINQKGTGVVCIYVAVGQKASSVAGVVRKLEEYGALDHTIVVAATAAESAAMQYIAPYAGCAMGEYFRDSGQDALIVYDDLTKQAWAYRQISLLLRRPPGREAYPGDVFYLHSRLLERAARVNGDYVEKLTNGAVKGKTGSLTALPIIETQAGDVSAFVPTNVISITDGQIYLDTDLFNAGMRPAINAGLSVSRVGGAAQTKIVKKLGGGVRLALAQYRELAAFAQFASDLDPTTRKQLDRGARIMEIMKQPQYSPMTVAQMAVSLFAVNEGFLDDVDVKKVRAFEDALHLYMKNEHAGLLARIDAEPAYSDEIATALRQAIETFKASHTW
- a CDS encoding F0F1 ATP synthase subunit delta, which translates into the protein MAETRTTARPYAEAVFELARARNQYARWSEALATLEAVVADPQVAALARDPRLARERLVALLLDVLGEQLDTEGRNFVHLLVDYRRLSLVPEIRELYEAMRAEAEGRVAVDVRTAFPLEAKQQDMLLAALKRRFGREVDLAVTVDPALIGGLEIRAGDLVIDGSVRGRLAALAAQLSE
- a CDS encoding F0F1 ATP synthase subunit B, whose product is MDINATLIGQSLVFILLIWFTMRFVWPPLTRAMAERQKTIADGLAAAERGKRELELAEKRALEMLKKAKADAQEIIGLAEKRAAEVTDEAKGAARVEAERIVHAARGDIEQETNRAREMLRERLAELAVAGAARILEKEIDPKAHARLLEAVVKQL
- the atpE gene encoding F0F1 ATP synthase subunit C, which produces MELATLLADIQASTAIAVGLILGMGAMGTAIGFGLLGGKFLEGAARQPETVPMLQVKMFIVAGLLDAVTMIGVGLALFFTFANPFTAAVRTAVGG
- the atpB gene encoding F0F1 ATP synthase subunit A yields the protein MATQTQTPTDYIVHHLTNLRAGDGFWTFHLDTLIISGLLGLVILALFRFAAARATPGVPGGLQNFVEIMVEFVDQQVKDTFHGRSALIAPLALTIFVWIWLMNFMDLIPVDLLPWLAGLADVHYLRVVPTTDLNATFAMSLSVFFLIIFYSIKVKGPAGYAKEMLLAPFGKWFIPFNLLLRLVEEIAKPVSLSLRLFGNLYAGELIFVLIALFLLGQTLTGVLTSATGWVMLFTQVILGLGWAIFHILIITLQAFIFMVLTIVYLSLAHEEH
- a CDS encoding ATP synthase subunit I, with amino-acid sequence MDFRADAYRVVAAQFVVAIVISSGLLIFSGWRTAWSALVGGSIAALASLYFAAVLYARRGGRNPRQFVRAFYVGEFLKIVITAALFWIAIVWLDVSFLPAFATYAVALLAYWLALLPVFSRFARR
- a CDS encoding CBS domain-containing protein, whose translation is MTTAVKTAHPDSLIREVAMVMCFNKISGMPVVDDDGRIVGMISEKDILWGMFPDLQDFMGNPEVADFEAFERDYKDVVNLKVQNLMTTRVYAVEPTMPVLKAASMMFRHRLRRLPVADNGKLVGIVSVGDVHKAIFQHNITGRA
- a CDS encoding SEL1-like repeat protein, which encodes MNRVVPAFLLVVLCLAPAARAADDPVLASLRVAAERGEVDAQYELGVLYEFGFHLPDHRVTALAWYTRAAEQGNAAAAKRRDLLKTELSALEIEQAGRLLAAPAATAQR
- a CDS encoding ParB/RepB/Spo0J family partition protein, which translates into the protein MMTKKPRLGRGLDALLGAGLQPADEKDELKQLPLDLLERGKYQPRTHMDPEALAELAASIKAQGVVQPIVVRPLPSGSYEIIAGERRWRAAQLAGLGTVPAVVRRIPDEAAIAIALIENIQRENLNPVEEAGALQRLIDEFGMTHQRVAEAVGRSRAAVTNLLRLLALNDDVRKMLEEGRMDMGHARALLSLGGGAQSEAAHQVVEKGLSVRETENLVRRLLERPSPRKHNRALDPDVRALQDRLSEKLGAKVRILHSKTGKGRLTVDYHTLDELEGILNRIR
- a CDS encoding ParA family protein, whose product is MKGKVLAIANQKGGVGKTTTSINLAASLARTRRRVMLVDVDPQGNATMGSGVDKSTLQASTYTVLIGETPVEAARVNVEGGYDLVPANGSLSGAEVELIEFDQRERRLKIALEPVRSSYDYILIDCPPALNLLTVNALVAATSVMIPMQCEYYALEGLTALLNTIRRIRETLNPSLQIEGLLRTMYDPRNNLDNEVSAQLKQHFGDKLYRTIIPRNVRLAEAPSYGKPVIAYDMQSKGAQAYLALAGEMLNREEAA